Proteins encoded together in one Triticum dicoccoides isolate Atlit2015 ecotype Zavitan chromosome 7B, WEW_v2.0, whole genome shotgun sequence window:
- the LOC119338444 gene encoding triacylglycerol lipase 2-like, translating to MGPAAVVVLIILCAAAAAEARVPAGHLATRRRDSVPAGVGACALAVAPFGYPCEEHTVTTVDGYILSLQRIPRGRRASGGGAGQPVLLQHGVLTDGMTWLLSSPEESLAYILADSGFDVWVVNNRGTRWSSRHVSLDSYSRRYWDWSWDDLVVNDMPSLVDYVCSHTGQKPHFLGHSMGTLVALAAFSEGRTVDKLKSAALLTPVAYLSHMTTPLGILLAKAFVGELITILGVAEFNPVTPAVASLFKELCRHPGTNCYDLLRDFTGENYCLNSSAVDVFLQYEPQPTSTKTMVHLAQTFRDGVLSKYDYMWPGVNVEKYGQPDPPAYNMSNIPAAFPLFLSYGGRDELADPGDVGRLLGDLRGHDPDRLTVQYLEQFAHADFVIGTCAKDYVYNHVVSFFNRFN from the exons ATGGGCCCTGCGGCGGTCGTCGTGCTGATCAtcctctgcgccgccgccgccgccgaggcccgcgtCCCGGCCGGCCACCTCGCGACCAGGCGGCGCGACAGTGTTCCCGCGGGCGTGGGCGCGTGCGCGCTGGCCGTGGCCCCCTTCGGCTACCCCTGCGAAGAGCACACG GTGACGACGGTGGACGGGTAcatcctgagcctgcaaaggatACCGAGGGGGCGGCGcgccagcggcggcggcgcggggcagccGGTGCTTCTGCAGCATGGCGTTCTCACG gacgGCATGACATGGCTGCTGAGCTCGCCGGAGGAATCGTTGGCGTACATCCTCGCGGACAGCGGCTTCGACGTGTGGGTGGTCAACAACAGGGGCACCAGGTGGAGCAGCCGCCACGTCTCCCTCGACTCCTACTCCCGG AGGTACTGGGACTGGTCCTGGGACGACCTGGTGGTGAACGACATGCCGAGCTTGGTTGACTACGTCTGCAGCCACACCGGGCAGAAGCCGCACTTCCTCGGCCACTCCATG GGGACGCTGGTGGCGCTGGCGGCCTTCTCGGAGGGCAGGACGGTGGACAAGCTCAAGTCGGCGGCGCTGCTGACCCCGGTCGCCTATCTGTCCCACATGACCACCCCCCTCGGCATACTGCTCGCCAAAGCATTCGTTGGAGAG CTCATCACGATCCTCGGTGTGGCGGAGTTCAACCCAGTAAC GCCGGCGGTGGCGAGCCTCTTCAAGGAACTGTGCCGCCATCCTGGAACCAACTGCTACGACCTCCTCAGAGACTTCACAG GGGAAAACTACTGCCTCAACAGCTCGGCCGTCGACGTCTTCCTCCAGTACGAGCCGCAGCCGACGTCCACCAAGACCATGGTCCACCTCGCCCAGACGTTCCGCGACGGCGTGCTGTCCAAGTACGACTACATGTGGCCGGGCGTGAACGTGGAGAAGTACGGCCAGCCGGACCCGCCGGCGTACAACATGTCCAACATACCGGCGGCCTTCCCGCTCTTCCTCAGCTACGGCGGCCGGGACGAGCTGGCCGACCCCGGCGACGTCGGCCGCCTCCTCGGGGACCTCCGGGGCCACGACCCCGACAGGCTCACGGTGCAGTACCTGGAGCAGTTCGCGCACGCCGACTTCGTCATCGGCACCTGCGCCAAGGACTACGTCTACAACCACGTCGTCTCCTTCTTCAACCGCTTCAACTAG